The following proteins are co-located in the Heliorestis convoluta genome:
- a CDS encoding McrB family protein — translation MKSFKVKAICTWLNKKHGQGKMLAWAKEDPVRTDLDIPNHIKQNFHSYHDAFKRYGKVIYGFFAPQEDQKMTEEALKAFLDLLLEERGQGLLKGSQKDGETIREAYFSHLMAPVNENEVLDLLRKKRFVILQGPPGTGKTRMARNIVERFYDHHGTTVQFHPNTTYENVIGGLAPLQSDKGLGFRFAPQKGFLMKAAEIAAQDPTRSYLLHIDEINRADLSKVLGEALYLLEAQEDKSRQLELPYDFGSPFGNRLTLPQNLHIIGTMNSADRSIAIVDIAVRRRFAFVKMWPQMAVVQKYGCPKI, via the coding sequence TTGAAGAGCTTTAAAGTAAAAGCGATATGTACCTGGCTTAATAAAAAGCATGGACAAGGCAAAATGCTAGCATGGGCCAAAGAAGATCCGGTACGAACCGATCTAGATATCCCCAATCATATTAAGCAAAATTTTCATTCTTATCACGATGCTTTTAAGCGCTATGGTAAAGTGATTTATGGCTTTTTTGCACCTCAAGAAGATCAAAAGATGACAGAAGAAGCACTCAAAGCTTTTCTCGATCTATTATTAGAAGAGCGAGGGCAAGGCCTTCTTAAAGGAAGCCAAAAAGATGGAGAGACGATTCGGGAAGCGTACTTTTCCCATCTTATGGCGCCTGTGAATGAAAACGAAGTTCTCGATTTGTTACGAAAAAAACGCTTTGTTATTTTACAAGGTCCACCGGGCACAGGTAAAACGCGGATGGCTCGAAACATTGTAGAAAGATTTTATGATCATCACGGTACAACTGTTCAATTTCACCCCAACACGACCTATGAAAATGTCATCGGTGGCCTGGCACCTCTACAATCTGACAAAGGATTGGGCTTTCGCTTTGCACCGCAGAAAGGTTTTTTGATGAAAGCAGCTGAAATAGCGGCTCAAGACCCAACAAGGTCTTATCTTTTACATATTGATGAAATCAATCGCGCCGATCTTTCCAAAGTACTTGGTGAAGCTTTGTATCTTTTAGAAGCGCAGGAAGATAAGTCAAGGCAGTTAGAACTTCCTTATGATTTCGGATCGCCTTTTGGGAATCGCTTAACTCTACCGCAGAATCTACATATTATCGGTACGATGAACAGTGCCGACCGAAGTATTGCTATTGTTGATATTGCCGTTCGTCGCCGTTTTGCTTTTGTAAAAATGTGGCCCCAAATGGCTGTTGTCCAAAAGTACGGTTGTCCTAAAATCTGA
- a CDS encoding Rpn family recombination-promoting nuclease/putative transposase, which produces MLAKENDAIAREVEEMGLHDPTLEKAIRDLERISSDPKVIAEYEARLKYEYDQAKKI; this is translated from the coding sequence TTGTTAGCAAAAGAAAACGATGCCATAGCCAGGGAGGTAGAAGAAATGGGTCTGCATGATCCTACGTTAGAAAAAGCAATCCGTGATCTCGAAAGAATTAGTAGCGATCCGAAGGTTATTGCGGAATATGAAGCCCGTCTCAAATATGAGTATGATCAAGCTAAAAAAATCTAG
- a CDS encoding protein-tyrosine phosphatase family protein, which translates to MSSPNKKSDTPFPVSFWVIPGTLLAGQYPRNEGEEDSKEKLRQLLTIGQVNHIIDLTESGEKNYVSVPLQPYDELLNRVSKELSWFCTVERMPIQDRNVPSQKEMNAILNAIDEHRSKGKRVYIHCWGGHGRTGTVIGCYLIRHKMVEKDAVFERIIELRQAITDPVRRDFPSPETDEQRDFVLNWAW; encoded by the coding sequence ATGTCTTCACCAAATAAAAAGAGCGATACTCCCTTTCCAGTATCTTTCTGGGTCATACCTGGTACCTTGCTTGCCGGGCAATATCCTCGGAATGAAGGGGAAGAAGATTCGAAAGAAAAACTGCGTCAATTGCTAACAATAGGTCAAGTAAATCATATTATTGATTTGACAGAGTCGGGCGAAAAAAACTACGTAAGCGTACCTCTTCAACCTTATGATGAATTGTTAAATAGGGTCAGCAAAGAACTATCTTGGTTCTGTACTGTTGAACGTATGCCGATTCAAGATAGAAATGTGCCCAGTCAAAAAGAGATGAACGCTATTTTAAATGCTATTGATGAACATAGGTCAAAAGGCAAAAGGGTGTATATTCACTGCTGGGGTGGTCATGGACGAACTGGTACTGTTATCGGTTGCTACTTGATTCGTCATAAAATGGTTGAAAAAGATGCTGTCTTTGAACGTATCATAGAGCTACGCCAGGCGATCACTGATCCGGTAAGAAGAGATTTTCCATCTCCAGAAACTGATGAACAAAGGGACTTTGTATTGAATTGGGCCTGGTAA
- a CDS encoding DUF4405 domain-containing protein: MKDFNMRSFVSLTLTVSLILLVFTGVVLYIAPAGRIANWTNWVIFGLSKETHQAIHTTSSFLFVFFSAWHIVLNGKAILCYMKNKARKTVIFTKEMVAALALVVFFFVSTQYNVPPVSMIMEIGDSLKASWEEKAQNPPFSQAESVPLEDFAKYLDSTENEVVTLLEQSGIVVQDNEMTLEEIAKENNMSPQQIYEQVEKQGLQVVDKEYRSGQGSKTIAQLAEEHEIPVEVALQRLQEKGIQASASTRLQEIALQQNLTSHDAIILITEP, from the coding sequence ATGAAAGACTTTAATATGAGAAGCTTTGTTTCGCTCACTTTGACAGTAAGCTTGATTCTTCTTGTCTTTACAGGAGTAGTACTTTATATTGCGCCTGCAGGACGTATTGCCAACTGGACGAATTGGGTTATTTTTGGTCTGTCAAAAGAAACACATCAGGCCATCCATACAACTTCTTCCTTTCTTTTTGTCTTTTTTTCAGCCTGGCACATTGTTTTAAATGGTAAAGCAATACTCTGTTATATGAAGAATAAAGCGCGTAAGACTGTTATTTTTACAAAAGAGATGGTTGCAGCGCTCGCTTTGGTTGTTTTTTTCTTTGTAAGCACACAATATAACGTTCCACCTGTAAGCATGATTATGGAAATAGGCGATTCGCTCAAAGCAAGCTGGGAAGAAAAAGCTCAAAATCCTCCTTTTAGTCAGGCTGAGTCGGTACCGTTAGAAGATTTTGCGAAGTACTTAGACTCTACAGAAAATGAAGTGGTTACGCTGCTTGAACAATCAGGAATTGTAGTGCAAGACAATGAAATGACTTTAGAGGAGATTGCTAAAGAAAATAATATGTCGCCACAACAAATATACGAACAAGTAGAAAAACAAGGTTTGCAAGTTGTCGATAAGGAATATAGATCTGGTCAGGGTTCGAAAACGATTGCACAATTGGCTGAAGAGCATGAGATCCCTGTGGAAGTGGCTTTACAGCGATTGCAAGAAAAAGGAATTCAAGCATCTGCGTCAACTCGTCTTCAGGAAATAGCATTACAACAGAATCTTACGTCTCATGATGCGATTATATTGATTACAGAACCGTAG
- a CDS encoding YheC/YheD family protein — MLSDKSYMFSILKENKDIIKHLPETVPYSINACCRYLKDYGVAILKPVQGTSGTGIIKVKVGYRHFIIDTKSKRFILDKAEDLLNFLEKKINGKPYLIQEYIDRLKINNRFFDIRVILQKKDSNWKLTGWFGQLTSKTSFLSNTSAGGSIIPLEASLQNHLRELTSENIITELQHTALQIVQQLDKHFPHKHLWGLDLAINRSGQILLIEVSSYPDLSKFKNKKLDPAMLRTIKSYL; from the coding sequence TTGTTATCAGACAAATCATATATGTTTTCCATCCTAAAGGAAAATAAAGATATCATAAAACACCTGCCTGAAACAGTGCCTTATTCTATAAACGCTTGCTGTAGATATCTAAAAGATTATGGTGTAGCTATACTAAAACCTGTGCAAGGAACAAGTGGAACAGGAATCATTAAAGTAAAGGTAGGATATAGGCACTTCATTATCGATACAAAATCAAAAAGATTTATACTGGACAAAGCCGAAGATTTGTTAAACTTTTTAGAAAAAAAGATAAATGGTAAACCTTATCTAATTCAAGAATATATTGATCGATTGAAAATTAATAACCGTTTTTTTGATATAAGGGTCATCCTTCAGAAAAAAGATTCCAATTGGAAACTAACAGGATGGTTTGGCCAGCTTACTAGCAAAACCTCCTTTTTAAGCAATACATCTGCTGGAGGTTCGATTATTCCTCTTGAAGCGAGTCTTCAAAATCATTTAAGGGAACTTACATCAGAAAATATCATTACGGAATTACAGCACACTGCATTACAAATTGTTCAGCAATTGGATAAACATTTTCCCCATAAACACCTATGGGGACTTGATTTAGCCATCAATAGGTCAGGACAAATATTATTAATAGAAGTTAGCAGTTACCCAGATCTATCAAAATTCAAAAATAAAAAATTAGATCCCGCCATGCTTCGTACTATCAAATCCTATCTATAA
- a CDS encoding nucleotidyltransferase substrate binding protein — MLDLSSLRKAVASLERALNFAQVRLANNNISLDEKEVIQAGVIQNFEFTYELCWKFMKRWLELNLMPGLLDGATRKELFRHAVEQKLISDFSIWVKYHELRNTTSHTYNREVADEIYGMSKVFLEDALYLLKSLEVRND; from the coding sequence TTGTTAGATTTAAGTAGCCTAAGAAAAGCCGTTGCATCATTGGAGCGAGCTCTAAACTTCGCGCAGGTGAGACTCGCTAACAACAATATATCACTTGATGAGAAAGAAGTTATTCAAGCAGGCGTTATACAAAATTTTGAATTCACCTACGAACTTTGTTGGAAGTTTATGAAACGTTGGTTGGAATTAAATCTCATGCCAGGTTTATTAGACGGAGCTACTAGAAAAGAATTATTCAGACATGCCGTTGAACAAAAATTGATCTCCGACTTTTCAATTTGGGTTAAATATCATGAACTTAGAAACACTACTTCCCATACTTATAACCGAGAAGTAGCCGATGAAATTTACGGTATGAGCAAAGTTTTTTTAGAAGATGCTCTCTATCTTCTAAAGTCCTTAGAGGTGCGCAATGATTAA
- a CDS encoding MFS transporter — protein sequence MSGNWNNKTDIVRESTESTEPTESSEPKRTRKARYKILALALLLLMAVMAFGGSLNYMTFADNYNKSLANTYAVAGNELVRKIEYALQYGKPIDNFYGMHETLAELKVVIPEVEKVKVVSTEGEVLYDLFGFVRDQRLPDELQKVVVFQEGALNDKTSYRFYDDSGYIFLKITDDKMEHIASLAMVLPDNIFLQFNSHYTKQLGTYLLGFAAIALLVLFIILFKTNLLSIDNRFNKKRFLLVFIVVLGSVQLFYSAVNYSVFKNAYIDMAYKSKDFVEETIANNINSVYDKGISLQNVSGLDHYITAIESSLPQIKEITFVESKDAIDREGLTIVRSKDSLQSSTISATISNVYIDQEMYKILLDMVTVLIVSIFFMVELILFAVLILVRQDQEKKKINNKMDVNTSHGLVRTLTFLVNIPIFMSITFIPIVMQNLYEPILGLSKDVVLGLPLSAEMLGGILAIILAGSLVDKKGWRAVFYVGILFLALGNFASGFSMTAIAFVLSRAVVGFGVGLILMSLRSLVVSLPERNSAIAEFASGAIAGLNCGAVIGGMMSDRIGYDAVFFIAAITVVLSVLYTNRLMGGFEIEERKTSDATALHKFINFIYDKKTIVFLLLVFIPFFIGGAFLDYYFPLFASNNGLSQSDISRAFLLNGLCIIYLGPLLTRYASNRLGTINGMLFSLFIIVCALAVFMLFGTLAAALVTIVLLGMAESFGVSMQTNYFLNLKGVRDLEISKGIAYFSIMVNLGRMAGPIIFGVALSFGMKMGVGLIALALLLLLMGFVVLSKVRPEYINESKIG from the coding sequence TTGAGTGGCAATTGGAATAACAAAACAGATATTGTTCGTGAATCGACTGAATCAACCGAACCGACGGAATCATCGGAGCCAAAAAGAACCAGAAAAGCACGTTATAAAATATTAGCGCTGGCCTTACTCTTGTTAATGGCTGTTATGGCCTTTGGTGGTTCCTTAAACTACATGACTTTTGCTGATAACTATAATAAATCGTTAGCAAATACCTATGCTGTTGCGGGAAACGAACTCGTTCGAAAAATCGAATATGCACTACAATATGGCAAACCGATTGATAACTTTTATGGCATGCATGAAACGTTAGCTGAGCTGAAAGTAGTCATCCCAGAAGTTGAGAAGGTAAAAGTTGTATCAACAGAAGGCGAGGTTTTATATGATTTATTCGGGTTTGTTCGCGATCAAAGGTTGCCTGATGAACTGCAAAAGGTTGTAGTTTTTCAAGAAGGAGCCCTTAATGATAAGACGAGTTATCGTTTTTATGACGATAGTGGATACATATTCTTAAAAATTACAGACGATAAAATGGAACATATTGCAAGTCTCGCAATGGTTCTTCCTGACAACATCTTCTTGCAATTTAATAGTCACTACACAAAACAATTGGGTACCTATCTACTAGGGTTTGCAGCCATTGCTTTATTAGTCTTATTCATCATACTTTTTAAAACCAATCTATTGTCGATAGACAATCGTTTCAACAAAAAAAGATTCTTACTTGTATTTATTGTTGTCTTAGGTTCAGTTCAACTCTTCTATAGCGCTGTTAACTATTCAGTTTTTAAAAACGCTTACATAGATATGGCTTATAAAAGTAAAGACTTTGTCGAAGAAACAATTGCAAATAATATAAATAGCGTTTACGACAAAGGAATAAGCTTACAAAATGTAAGCGGTCTCGATCACTATATAACAGCCATAGAATCAAGCTTACCACAAATTAAAGAAATCACCTTTGTCGAATCAAAGGATGCTATCGATAGGGAAGGTCTAACAATCGTCAGATCCAAAGACTCTCTGCAAAGTAGCACAATCTCTGCAACCATATCCAATGTCTATATTGACCAAGAAATGTATAAGATTCTCTTAGATATGGTTACGGTACTGATTGTTTCTATTTTCTTTATGGTCGAGTTAATCTTGTTTGCCGTTCTCATACTTGTCCGCCAAGATCAAGAAAAGAAAAAAATAAATAATAAGATGGATGTTAATACGAGTCATGGTCTCGTTAGAACATTAACCTTTCTAGTGAACATACCGATCTTTATGTCCATTACTTTTATCCCGATTGTAATGCAAAATTTATATGAACCGATTCTAGGATTGTCGAAAGATGTGGTTCTAGGCTTACCACTATCGGCGGAAATGCTAGGAGGCATTCTAGCTATCATCCTTGCTGGTTCTTTGGTTGATAAAAAAGGGTGGAGGGCTGTTTTTTACGTAGGTATCTTATTCTTGGCACTTGGAAACTTTGCATCTGGATTTAGTATGACAGCAATTGCCTTTGTTCTTTCTAGAGCCGTCGTTGGTTTTGGTGTAGGTCTTATTCTCATGTCTTTACGTAGCTTGGTCGTCTCGTTACCCGAAAGAAATAGTGCCATTGCTGAGTTTGCATCCGGTGCGATTGCTGGATTGAACTGCGGTGCTGTTATCGGTGGTATGATGTCTGATCGAATTGGTTACGATGCAGTTTTTTTCATAGCTGCTATAACGGTTGTACTTTCTGTTTTGTATACAAATAGACTTATGGGTGGCTTTGAAATAGAGGAACGAAAAACGAGTGATGCTACTGCATTACATAAATTCATTAACTTTATATATGACAAAAAGACAATTGTCTTCCTCTTGCTCGTTTTTATCCCTTTTTTCATTGGAGGGGCTTTTCTCGACTATTACTTCCCTCTATTTGCATCGAACAACGGTCTTTCCCAAAGTGATATAAGTCGAGCTTTCTTATTAAATGGTCTCTGTATTATTTACCTTGGTCCTTTACTGACTCGCTATGCAAGTAACCGGCTCGGTACCATAAATGGTATGCTCTTTTCTTTGTTCATTATCGTTTGTGCTCTTGCTGTTTTTATGCTTTTCGGCACTCTCGCTGCTGCTTTGGTAACGATTGTTCTACTCGGCATGGCCGAAAGCTTTGGCGTTTCGATGCAAACGAACTATTTTTTGAACTTAAAAGG
- a CDS encoding ABC transporter substrate-binding protein, which yields MKRIIAVMVVMMSILMAALTIVTIQKGTVENAYASTFKEDGTKWRIGYCESEDFITFTETLIGIVHGLEELGWIRNLDGFDIVAYTRDSKAIWNYLANRDIGPYIEFVDDGFYNLRDEGVTPEDIVDRLQRNKDIDLMLVMGTQAGISLSTDDHDTNIFVFAASNAVRSGIIDSVEDSGKDHVWAHMDEQRFERQIKAFHDIVQFEKIGMVYEDSDIARVYSAVNEVEKLAKDKGFEIVRYHVDEPLRSEEYSRYYQEVQEAYNQLAQEVDAVFVTIASLESDKLPTLFTPFYEKKIPVFSQLGNIEVEHGALMTISVMDEVNLGRFGADTIGKYLEGTKPRDLEQSFQVAPKIILNAEVAQKIDFMIPFELIIVIDEVYENIAK from the coding sequence ATGAAAAGAATCATTGCTGTAATGGTTGTAATGATGTCTATACTAATGGCGGCCCTTACGATTGTTACAATCCAGAAAGGCACTGTAGAAAATGCCTACGCATCAACTTTCAAGGAAGACGGCACGAAATGGCGCATCGGTTATTGTGAAAGTGAAGATTTTATCACTTTTACCGAAACGCTCATAGGCATTGTACATGGTCTTGAAGAACTTGGATGGATTCGTAACCTCGACGGCTTCGATATTGTTGCGTATACTCGCGATAGCAAAGCTATATGGAATTATTTAGCGAACAGGGATATAGGCCCTTACATAGAGTTTGTCGACGATGGTTTTTATAACTTAAGAGATGAAGGCGTCACACCCGAAGACATCGTCGATAGATTACAAAGAAATAAAGACATCGATCTTATGCTCGTCATGGGAACTCAAGCAGGCATTTCTTTAAGTACTGATGACCATGATACCAATATTTTTGTTTTTGCTGCTTCTAATGCAGTTCGCTCTGGGATCATTGATTCTGTTGAAGATTCGGGGAAAGACCATGTTTGGGCTCACATGGACGAACAGCGTTTTGAACGACAAATTAAAGCATTTCATGACATTGTACAGTTTGAAAAAATAGGTATGGTTTATGAAGACTCTGACATTGCTAGAGTTTATTCAGCCGTCAATGAAGTTGAGAAGCTTGCCAAAGACAAAGGCTTTGAAATCGTCCGTTATCATGTTGACGAGCCTCTACGGTCTGAGGAGTATTCTCGCTATTATCAAGAAGTTCAAGAGGCTTACAATCAATTGGCGCAAGAAGTTGATGCTGTTTTCGTCACCATTGCTTCACTAGAGAGTGATAAATTACCAACATTGTTTACGCCTTTTTATGAAAAAAAAATACCTGTATTTTCCCAGCTGGGCAATATTGAAGTAGAACATGGCGCTCTTATGACCATTTCAGTGATGGATGAAGTCAACCTTGGTCGCTTCGGTGCCGATACCATCGGGAAATACTTAGAAGGAACGAAGCCTCGTGATCTGGAACAATCTTTTCAAGTTGCGCCAAAAATCATACTGAACGCAGAAGTTGCACAAAAGATAGATTTTATGATCCCTTTTGAATTAATTATTGTAATCGACGAAGTCTATGAAAATATTGCCAAGTGA
- a CDS encoding nucleotidyltransferase family protein encodes MIKLTEEELKIVKNILKNYASDLEVLVFGSRATGKVHKHSDLDIALKGKDKLDLLLVANIRDGFQESDLPFRVDIVDYHRVSPEFQKIILRKYVLLTF; translated from the coding sequence ATGATTAAGTTAACGGAAGAAGAACTGAAGATTGTGAAAAACATCCTCAAAAACTATGCTTCAGACCTTGAAGTTCTAGTATTTGGCTCTCGAGCTACTGGAAAAGTTCATAAGCACTCCGATTTAGATATCGCTTTAAAAGGAAAAGACAAGCTTGATCTATTGCTTGTAGCCAATATTAGGGATGGCTTTCAAGAATCTGATCTTCCTTTTAGAGTCGATATCGTCGATTATCACAGAGTCTCACCGGAGTTTCAAAAAATCATTTTAAGAAAATATGTTCTATTGACTTTCTGA
- a CDS encoding ParA family protein has product MAKVISMINWKGGVGKTTLTLHLAVGLNQEYNSKVLLIDLDPQSNLSFLVLGYDKYGELIDKEKHPSLKRVFDSYLYSEQDHKPIHIEEVILSDAVQKNGKGETYEGVDLILSQQELVMLDLNLARVRKKGINHKEDTRYELERLSILHRLLQDAKERYEYIFLDCPPNLNLVTQNAFYTSNYYVIPAIPDFLSTTGITLIRTYMNRFNKDFEKMHAYAEVDEPYQETRFGGIIFNKVREQKGVIITHRETITEVKTKNKPLDLFASYITYGDGLAVASRANLPVYAYKHIQDRARSNAKKQAEYMLALVREFRERIK; this is encoded by the coding sequence GTGGCTAAAGTAATTAGTATGATCAACTGGAAAGGCGGTGTCGGAAAAACCACGTTGACACTGCATCTGGCGGTAGGACTGAATCAAGAATACAATAGCAAAGTGCTTCTCATTGATCTTGATCCGCAAAGCAACTTATCCTTTCTAGTCTTAGGCTATGATAAATATGGAGAATTAATCGATAAAGAGAAACATCCTTCACTGAAAAGAGTCTTTGACAGCTACCTGTACAGCGAGCAAGATCATAAGCCGATTCACATTGAAGAAGTAATTTTATCAGATGCCGTACAAAAAAATGGAAAGGGAGAAACTTACGAAGGCGTCGACCTTATTTTATCTCAGCAGGAGCTGGTTATGCTCGATCTAAACTTAGCTCGTGTTAGAAAAAAAGGAATTAACCACAAAGAAGATACGCGCTATGAACTGGAGCGCCTCAGTATTTTGCACAGATTGCTCCAGGATGCAAAAGAACGTTATGAATACATCTTTCTTGATTGCCCACCGAACTTAAACTTGGTCACACAAAACGCTTTTTACACCAGCAACTATTACGTCATTCCCGCCATTCCAGACTTTTTATCAACGACAGGGATCACACTTATTCGAACATACATGAACCGATTCAATAAAGATTTTGAAAAAATGCACGCCTACGCTGAAGTAGATGAGCCCTATCAAGAAACAAGATTTGGCGGCATTATCTTCAATAAAGTAAGAGAGCAAAAGGGAGTTATCATTACCCATCGTGAGACAATCACTGAAGTAAAAACAAAAAATAAACCACTGGACTTATTTGCATCTTATATCACCTATGGCGATGGTCTAGCTGTAGCGTCTCGAGCCAACCTTCCTGTCTATGCTTATAAGCACATACAAGATCGCGCCCGTAGTAATGCAAAAAAACAAGCAGAATATATGTTGGCGTTGGTACGTGAATTTAGAGAAAGAATCAAGTGA